In Acidobacteriaceae bacterium, the following are encoded in one genomic region:
- a CDS encoding HEPN domain-containing protein: protein MALTPSQASIVAEMFIHTADENYIAARWCYSQALYTDFFWLGTHALEKYMKAVLLHNGRSVKHYGHDVLNLYNAINSIGKKLLPQTLKKPKSLSGVVWFNRTSKGFMEFLALNGSPENRYLSYGYSVRSQDLHMLDTMVFAIRRLICPLDEPLQLLGSPHDVKPPTYRYFLTKQVDYQPLRSGPLSDLIEGRGTVERRNAALNLNVAFAPEDHVHEPARTGSAGRSPVLTRRILKELALESPVVETP from the coding sequence ATGGCTCTCACACCATCTCAAGCAAGTATCGTTGCCGAGATGTTTATCCATACTGCGGATGAGAATTACATCGCGGCGCGTTGGTGCTACAGCCAGGCTTTGTATACAGACTTCTTCTGGCTCGGCACTCACGCGCTTGAGAAATACATGAAGGCCGTCCTGCTTCACAATGGCCGCTCCGTTAAACACTATGGACATGACGTCCTGAATCTCTATAACGCGATCAATTCCATCGGGAAGAAACTTCTCCCCCAAACACTGAAAAAGCCGAAAAGTCTAAGCGGCGTTGTCTGGTTCAATCGAACGTCTAAGGGATTTATGGAATTCCTCGCGTTAAACGGCAGCCCCGAGAATCGATATTTGAGTTACGGCTATTCAGTTCGCAGTCAAGATCTTCACATGCTCGACACCATGGTCTTTGCCATTCGTAGGCTCATATGCCCTCTTGACGAGCCTCTGCAGCTTCTCGGTAGTCCACACGATGTAAAGCCTCCGACGTATCGATATTTCTTGACGAAACAGGTGGACTATCAGCCTCTGCGTTCGGGGCCACTGAGCGATCTGATAGAGGGTCGGGGCACGGTGGAACGACGGAATGCAGCGTTGAATCTCAATGTTGCATTCGCCCCCGAAGATCATGTTCATGAGCCCGCTCGTACTGGCAGTGCAGGACGCTCTCCAGTACTCACCCGGCGCATTTTGAAGGAACTGGCGCTTGAGTCCCCAGTCGTCGAAACTCCTTAG
- a CDS encoding DUF5677 domain-containing protein — translation MDSPNGQAAHIELLLSLVAGQIEATSELCVILEDLLKDSENGTPSSRRVILVAGTRRSIQAARIIQGLAKDWFIEDMAVLGRTLAEAAINACYLQVCSEQEFRRFMIFDAIADLRLHEELKSATGYVPSPETEVISTKSAQQALSSGLFSKKPRTWTDIPLAERGSP, via the coding sequence ATGGATTCTCCTAACGGTCAGGCCGCCCACATAGAACTGCTTCTGTCTTTGGTTGCAGGTCAAATCGAAGCCACGTCGGAGCTCTGTGTCATTCTGGAAGATCTTTTGAAAGATTCCGAAAATGGAACCCCTTCGTCGCGAAGAGTGATCTTGGTGGCTGGAACGCGAAGATCCATACAGGCAGCAAGAATTATCCAGGGCTTGGCGAAGGACTGGTTCATAGAAGACATGGCCGTCTTGGGCCGGACGCTTGCGGAGGCCGCAATCAACGCCTGCTATTTGCAGGTTTGTAGCGAGCAGGAATTCAGACGTTTCATGATTTTCGATGCCATTGCCGATCTAAGACTCCACGAAGAGCTGAAGTCAGCCACTGGCTACGTCCCATCACCGGAAACCGAAGTAATCTCCACCAAGTCAGCGCAGCAAGCGTTGAGCTCAGGCCTATTTAGCAAGAAGCCGCGAACCTGGACAGACATTCCACTTGCGGAGAGGGGCTCGCCTTAG
- a CDS encoding IS3 family transposase (programmed frameshift): MARKRHTAEQVVNLLRQVEVGIANGKTTVLACKEALITEQTYYRWRKEYGGLQVDQAKRLKELEQENSKLKRLVANLSLEKLVLKDIAGGKLLSPERRRCAVDHAQQKGMSERWACRVVKQPRGTQRYRPTQREDEDQLTQAIVVLAGQYGRYGYRRITALLVHAGWKVGKDRVERIWRREGLKVPKKQKPRGRLWLNDGSCVRLRPMHRNHVWSYDFVSVRTHDGRTARTLNLIDEHTREALIVKVERRWSSAKVIEALADVMVSKGVPEHLRSDNGPEFVAHDLRTWLAKTGAKTMYIEPGSPWENGYCESFNSKMRDEFLNGEIFYSLKELRVLAERWRRHYNTARPHSSLGYRPPAPEAWLASTVRRQEEPVASLPAPLTALSCIDLNSEIVALH, encoded by the exons ATGGCAAGGAAACGGCATACAGCTGAGCAGGTGGTGAACCTGCTTCGGCAAGTGGAAGTAGGGATCGCGAACGGCAAGACGACTGTTCTTGCGTGCAAGGAAGCGTTGATCACAGAGCAGACGTACTACCGCTGGCGCAAAGAGTACGGCGGTCTGCAGGTGGACCAGGCGAAACGGCTGAAGGAGTTGGAGCAGGAGAACTCGAAGCTGAAGCGCCTGGTTGCGAACCTGAGCCTGGAGAAGCTGGTGTTGAAGGACATCGCGG GAGGGAAACTTCTAAGCCCTGAGCGACGGCGTTGTGCGGTGGATCATGCTCAGCAGAAGGGCATGAGTGAGCGCTGGGCGTGTCGTGTGGTGAAGCAACCGCGCGGCACGCAGCGTTATCGACCGACACAGCGCGAAGATGAAGATCAACTCACACAAGCCATCGTTGTTCTGGCCGGCCAGTATGGCCGCTACGGTTACCGGCGCATCACGGCGCTGCTGGTGCATGCGGGCTGGAAGGTGGGCAAGGATCGCGTGGAGCGCATCTGGCGTCGCGAGGGGCTGAAGGTACCGAAGAAGCAGAAGCCACGCGGTAGGCTGTGGCTCAACGATGGATCGTGTGTGCGGCTGCGGCCGATGCATCGCAACCATGTGTGGAGCTACGACTTCGTCAGCGTGCGAACGCATGACGGCAGGACGGCGCGTACGTTGAACCTGATCGACGAGCACACACGTGAGGCGCTCATCGTAAAGGTAGAGCGGCGCTGGTCGAGTGCGAAGGTGATCGAAGCACTGGCTGATGTGATGGTGAGCAAGGGCGTGCCCGAGCATCTTCGCTCGGACAACGGACCGGAGTTCGTGGCGCATGATCTACGTACATGGCTGGCCAAGACAGGAGCAAAGACGATGTACATCGAACCCGGTTCACCGTGGGAGAACGGTTACTGCGAAAGCTTCAACTCGAAGATGAGAGATGAGTTCCTGAACGGTGAGATCTTCTACTCGCTGAAGGAACTGCGTGTGCTGGCCGAACGCTGGCGCAGGCATTACAACACCGCCAGACCGCACTCATCACTAGGCTACAGACCGCCGGCGCCAGAGGCCTGGCTAGCATCCACTGTTCGGCGGCAAGAGGAGCCGGTCGCTTCGCTCCCAGCTCCTCTTACCGCCTTATCGTGCATCGATCTGAACTCAGAAATCGTTGCGCTACACTAA